In one Oscillospiraceae bacterium genomic region, the following are encoded:
- a CDS encoding amidohydrolase, translating to MIIYNGTVHPMDGPVIPRGYVAVEGGKITAVGPMEQLPPLGAEDIDAAGGHILPGYVDAHCHLGMFGNALGFEADDGNESTDPCTPQLRAVDAVNPLDRCFQEAREGGVTTVLTGPGSANPIAGQFLAMKTNGRWVEQAVLKAPAAMKFALGENPKSVYNERKETPVTRMATAAIIRENLAKTVEYRDKQAKADEDPDADMPDYDARLEALSPVAAGDLSAHFHAHRADDIATALRLSREFGLDLVVVHGTEGHLIADLLAAEGVPVITGPCLTDRCKPELANQTLENPAILARAGVKVAICTDHPETPIQYLPLCAAMAVRAGMDAEEALAAITRNAAEIGGVSKRVGTLTPGKDADVVVTSGHPLDWLSRVSAVLIGGERVK from the coding sequence ATGATTATCTACAACGGCACGGTGCACCCCATGGACGGCCCGGTGATTCCCCGCGGCTACGTGGCGGTGGAGGGGGGCAAAATCACCGCGGTAGGCCCCATGGAGCAGCTGCCCCCCCTGGGGGCGGAGGACATCGACGCGGCGGGGGGCCATATCCTGCCCGGCTACGTGGACGCCCACTGCCACCTGGGCATGTTCGGCAACGCCCTGGGCTTTGAGGCGGACGACGGCAACGAGTCCACCGACCCCTGCACCCCCCAGCTCCGGGCGGTGGACGCGGTGAACCCCCTGGACCGCTGCTTCCAGGAGGCGCGGGAGGGGGGCGTGACCACGGTGCTCACCGGGCCGGGTAGCGCCAACCCCATCGCTGGGCAGTTCCTGGCCATGAAGACCAACGGCCGCTGGGTGGAGCAGGCCGTGCTGAAGGCCCCGGCCGCCATGAAATTCGCCCTGGGGGAGAACCCCAAGTCGGTGTACAACGAGCGCAAGGAGACCCCGGTGACCCGCATGGCCACCGCCGCCATCATCCGGGAGAACCTGGCCAAGACGGTGGAGTACCGGGATAAGCAGGCCAAGGCGGACGAGGACCCGGACGCGGACATGCCCGACTATGACGCCCGGCTGGAGGCCCTCTCCCCCGTGGCGGCGGGGGACCTGAGCGCCCACTTCCACGCCCACCGGGCGGACGACATCGCCACCGCCCTGCGCCTGTCCAGGGAATTCGGCCTGGATCTGGTCGTGGTCCACGGCACCGAGGGCCACCTTATCGCCGACCTGCTGGCGGCGGAGGGGGTGCCGGTGATTACGGGGCCCTGCCTCACCGACCGGTGCAAGCCGGAGCTTGCCAACCAGACGCTGGAAAACCCGGCCATCCTGGCCCGGGCGGGGGTGAAGGTGGCCATCTGCACCGACCACCCGGAGACCCCCATCCAGTACCTGCCCCTGTGCGCCGCCATGGCGGTGCGGGCGGGCATGGACGCGGAGGAGGCCCTGGCCGCCATCACCCGGAACGCGGCCGAGATCGGCGGCGTGTCCAAGCGGGTGGGCACCCTGACCCCCGGCAAGGACGCCGACGTGGTGGTCACCTCGGGCCATCCCCTGGACTGGCTGAGCAGGGTGAGCGCCGTGCTCATCGGCGGCGAGCGGGTGAAATAG
- a CDS encoding ribosomal subunit interface protein, whose protein sequence is MKFVFTDKKVNLPDKVHAYAEKKVGKLDRYFKADAEAAIVFSVEKDRNNVELTVRSGGTIIRVSESTSDMFATIDAAVSSVERQLRKNKARLEKRLRENAFERTVEADVSSFAPEAEEESFNIVRTKKFPIKPMTVEEAVLQMNLLGHTFFAFKDEEAGGAFAVVYKRNDGGYGLIQDEP, encoded by the coding sequence ATGAAGTTCGTGTTTACAGACAAAAAGGTCAACCTGCCCGACAAGGTACACGCCTACGCCGAGAAAAAGGTGGGCAAATTAGACCGTTATTTTAAGGCGGACGCGGAGGCCGCCATCGTCTTCAGCGTGGAAAAGGACCGGAACAACGTGGAGCTCACCGTCCGCTCGGGCGGCACCATCATCCGCGTGTCCGAGAGCACCTCCGACATGTTCGCCACCATCGACGCGGCGGTCTCCTCCGTGGAGCGCCAGCTGCGCAAGAATAAGGCCCGGCTGGAAAAGCGCCTGCGGGAGAACGCCTTCGAGCGCACCGTGGAGGCCGACGTGTCCTCCTTTGCCCCCGAGGCGGAGGAGGAGTCCTTCAACATCGTGCGCACCAAGAAGTTCCCCATCAAGCCCATGACGGTGGAGGAGGCGGTGCTCCAGATGAACCTGCTGGGCCACACCTTCTTCGCCTTTAAGGATGAGGAGGCGGGCGGCGCGTTCGCGGTGGTTTACAAGCGCAACGACGGCGGCTACGGCCTGATCCAGGACGAGCCGTAA
- a CDS encoding peptidase M20, whose translation MEKTERLRAFVEAHGDQVLAWRRQIHRRPELGFQERETAALVCAALEGMGLEIRRGLGGAGDGAGTGVLAALDTGRPGPVLILRADMDALPIQEATGLPCASERAGVMHACGHDIHTSVLLGAAQALAGLRDALRGVVKFIFQPAEEAYGGATGVLAEGILDDPAVDCALALHVMPSLSAGTVGVKGGYITGTDDEFTIRVKGLSGHSSMPEQGVNAVTIAAHIITALQSIPAAAVSPFDVATYSVCEIRGGTANNVIPDSAELRGMIRCRRTETKEICRRRMAEICAYTAKALGGTAEVDFNPGFPPVYNDPALAGRVANGVELALGDPSRVLREGEPNLGSDDFGYFVERVPGVYMILGCRPPEGDCGGLHTPQFRPDEACIPVGVQAMAGAVLELCGM comes from the coding sequence ATGGAAAAAACGGAGCGTCTGCGCGCCTTTGTGGAGGCGCACGGGGACCAGGTGCTGGCCTGGCGGCGGCAGATCCACCGGCGCCCGGAGCTGGGCTTTCAGGAGCGGGAGACCGCCGCCCTGGTGTGCGCGGCGCTGGAGGGCATGGGGCTGGAGATCCGCCGGGGGCTGGGCGGCGCCGGAGACGGGGCGGGCACCGGGGTGCTGGCCGCCCTGGACACCGGGCGGCCCGGCCCGGTGCTGATCCTGCGCGCGGATATGGACGCGCTGCCCATACAGGAGGCCACCGGCCTGCCCTGTGCCTCGGAGCGCGCGGGCGTGATGCATGCCTGCGGGCACGACATCCACACGTCCGTCCTCCTGGGCGCGGCCCAGGCCCTGGCGGGGCTGCGGGATGCGCTGCGGGGGGTGGTCAAGTTCATCTTCCAGCCCGCGGAGGAGGCCTACGGCGGGGCCACCGGCGTGCTGGCGGAGGGGATTTTGGACGACCCGGCGGTGGACTGCGCCCTGGCCCTGCATGTGATGCCCTCCCTGAGCGCCGGGACGGTGGGGGTGAAGGGGGGCTACATCACCGGCACCGACGACGAGTTCACCATCCGGGTGAAGGGTTTGAGCGGCCACTCCTCCATGCCGGAGCAGGGGGTGAACGCGGTGACCATCGCCGCCCACATCATCACCGCCCTGCAGAGCATCCCCGCCGCCGCGGTGAGCCCCTTCGACGTGGCCACCTACTCGGTGTGCGAGATTAGGGGCGGCACGGCCAACAACGTCATCCCCGATTCCGCCGAGCTGCGGGGGATGATCCGCTGCCGCAGGACGGAGACCAAGGAGATCTGCCGCCGCCGGATGGCGGAGATCTGCGCGTATACCGCCAAGGCCCTGGGCGGTACGGCGGAGGTGGACTTCAATCCCGGCTTCCCCCCGGTGTACAACGACCCCGCCCTGGCCGGACGGGTGGCCAACGGGGTGGAACTGGCCCTGGGCGATCCTTCCAGGGTCCTGCGGGAGGGGGAGCCCAACCTGGGCTCCGACGATTTCGGCTACTTTGTGGAGCGGGTGCCCGGGGTGTATATGATTCTGGGCTGCCGCCCGCCGGAGGGGGACTGCGGCGGGCTCCACACCCCCCAGTTCCGCCCCGACGAGGCCTGCATCCCCGTGGGCGTGCAGGCTATGGCGGGCGCGGTGCTGGAGCTGTGCGGAATGTAG